The Calypte anna isolate BGI_N300 chromosome 2, bCalAnn1_v1.p, whole genome shotgun sequence genome includes a window with the following:
- the OPLAH gene encoding 5-oxoprolinase, translated as MPAASGPRGFQFAIDRGGTFTDVFARCPSGRVRVLKLLSEDPGYGDAPTEGIRRVLEEELGVRLPRDQPLDASGIEWIRMGTTVATNALLERRGERLALVVTRGFRDLLHIGSQARPHIFDLEVAVPEVLYEEVIEVDERLIPHQPDCRLPGTETLPLLEGPSGVSLQVQRPLELSGLRGELERVLSRGITSLAVLLLHSYAWPGHEEQVGALAREVGFQHVSLSSGVSGMVRAVPRGYTACADAYLTPCIHRYLRSFREGFQHHLREVPVLFMRSDGGLTPMDHFSGARAILSGPAGGVVGYARTTHPHQGGQPVIGFDMGGTSTDVSRYAGEYEHVFEATTAGVSIQAPQLDINTVAAGGGSRLFFRSGLYVVGPESAGAHPGPACYRKGGPLTVTDANLCLGRLLPDYFPHIFGPGEDQPLCRETAARAFQEMAVQIQTFQGAPHPALSVEEVAMGFVRVANEAMCRPIRALTQARGHDASRHVLACFGGAGGQHACAIARTLGMSRVFIHKYSGILSAFGLALADVVHEVQTPCALRYEPPNFPRLEQSIARLERDCRGALREQGFSDAQIQTEAFLHLRYEGTDCALMCSAKGHPPTPTSCQAGDFQAAFTSRYLVEFGFTIPDRPVVVDDVRVRGTGSSSVTVETPLAPRGKPPRLEMVTRCYFEEGYLETPVFLLEELGCDHTIPGPAIIIDKNSTIVVEPGCTASLTQFGDICIVVGSGCPQPLGPQLDPVQLSIFSHRFMSIAEQMGRILQRTAISTNIKERLDFSCALFGPDGGLVSNAPHIPVHLGAMQETVQFQIRNLGEDLREGDVILSNHPCAGGSHLPDLTVITPVFWPGVPKPVFFVASRGHHADIGGVTPGSMPPHSRSLQEEGAVFISFKLVKDGVFQEEAVREALLAPGQVPGCSGSRTLGDNLSDLRAQVAANQKGIQLVTGLIRLHGLPAVQAYMAHIQANAEVAVREMLRGFAARWGREVEAEDSMDDGTPIRLRVQVDPQEGSAVFDFSGSGPEVYGNCNAPRAITLSALIYCLRCMVGQDIPLNQGCLAPVRVVIPKGSILDPSPEAAVVGGNVLTSQRVVDVIFKAFGVCAASQGCMNNVTFGNERVGYYETVAGGAGAGPHWEGRSGVHTHMTNTRITDPEILELRYPVVLQRFELRRGSGGAGWFRGGEGVTRELLFRQDMVLSVLTERRTLRPYGMQGGSPGALGLNLLLRRDGRTINLGAKTSVPVEPGDVFRLQTPGGGGFGTPGDQGEPREPPEPPRSFAERGSLFEYRRAQEGV; from the exons ATGCCGGCGGCTTCGGGTCCCCGCGGGTTTCAGTTCGCCATCGATCGCGGCGGAACCTTCACCGATGTCTTCGCCCGCTGCCCCTCTGGCCGAGTCCGCGTCCTCAAGCTGCTCTCCGAGGACCCGGGTTACGGGGACGCCCCCACCGAGGGCATCCGCCGCGTCCTGGAGGAG gagctgggggtccGGCTGCCGCGGGACCAGCCCCTGGACGCCTCGGGGATTGAGTGGATCCGCATGGGCACCACGGTGGCCACCAACGCTCTGTTGGAGCGCCGGGGCGAGCGCCTGGCCCTGGTGGTCACCCGCGGCTTCCGAGACCTCCTGCACATCGGCAGCCAGGCCCGGCCCCACATCTTCGACCTG GAAGTGGCGGTGCCGGAGGTGCTGTATGAGGAGGTGATCGAGGTTGACGAGCGGCTCATCCCCCACCAGCCCGACTGCCGCCTGCCTGGCACCGAGACCCTCCCGCTGCTGGAGG GCCCCTCGGGGGTCTCCCTGCAGGTGCAGCGGCCACTGGAGCTGTCAGGACTGCGGGGGGAGCTGGAGCGGGTGCTGTCCCGCGGCATCACCAGCCTGGCCGTGCTGCTGCTCCACTCCTACGC CTGGCCAGGCCACGAGGAGCAGGTGGGGGCCCTGGCACGGGAGGTGGGCTTCCAGCACGTGTCGCTGTCCTCGGGGGTCTCGGGGATGGTGCGGGCAGTGCCACGGGGGTACACGGCCTGCGCCGACGCCTACCTCACCCCCTGCATCCACCGCTACCTGCGCAGCTTCAGGGAGGGCTTCCAACACCATCTGAGG gagGTGCCGGTGCTGTTCATGCGCTCGGACGGGGGTCTGACCCCCATGGACCACTTCAGTGGGGCCCGTGCCATCCTCTCGGGGCCGGCGGGCGGGGTGGTGGGCTATGCACGGACCACCCACCCCCACCAGGGCGGCCAGCCTGTCATCGGCTTTGACATGGGAG GCACCTCGACGGACGTCAGCCGCTATGCTGGGGAATATGAGCATGTCTTCGAGGCCACCACAGCGGGGGTCAGCATCCAGGCCCCCCAGCTCGACATCAACACCGTGGCGGCTGGAGGGGGCTCGCGGCTCTTCTTCAG GTCTGGGCTGTATGTGGTTGGCCCCGAGTCAGCGGGTGCCCATCCTGGACCTGCCTGCTACCGCAAGG GGGGTCCTCTGACGGTCACTGATGCCAACCTCTGCCTGGGCCGGCTGCTTCCCGACTATTTCCCCCACATCTTTGGCCCGGGGGAGGACCAACCCCTCTGCCGGGAGACGGCAGCCCGGGCCTTCCAGGAGATGGCGGTCCAGATCCAGACCTTCCAGGGTGCCCCCCACCCAGCCCTCTCGGTGGAGGAGGTGGCCATGGGCTTCGTGCGGGTGGCCAACGAGGCCATGTGCCGGCCCATCCGCGCCCTGACGCAG GCGCGGGGTCACGACGCGTCCCGACATGTGCTGGCCTGCTTcgggggggcgggggggcaGCACGCCTGCGCCATCGCCCGCACCCTTGGCATGAGCCGCGTCTTCATCCATAA GTACAGTGGGATCCTCTCGGCCTTCGGGCTGGCGCTGGCGGATGTGGTGCATGAGGTGCAGACCCCCTGTGCTCTGCGGTACGAGCCCCCCAACTTCCCCCGTCTGGAGCAGAGCATCGCCCGCCTGGAGAGGGACTGCAGGGGGGCTCTGCGGGAGCAGGGATTCTCCGA TGCTCAGATCCAGACCGAGGCGTTCCTGCACTTGCGTTATGAGGGCACTGACTGCGCCCTGATGTGCTCAGCCAAGGGGCACCCCCCGACCCCCACCTCCTGCCAGGCTGGAGACTTCCAGGCTGCCttcaccagcag GTACCTGGTTGAGTTTGGTTTCACCATCCCTGACCGCCCGGTGGTGGTGGACGACGTGCGGGTGCGCggcactggcagcagcagcgTCACCGTTGAGACGCCCCTGGCCCCCAGAGGGAAACCCCCACGCCTGGAGatg GTGACACGGTGCTACTTTGAGGAGGGGTACCTGGAGACCCCCGTGttcctgctggaggagctgggctgtgacCACACCATCCCTGGGCCTGCCATCATCATCGACAAGAACAG CACCATTGTGGTGGAGCCGGGCTGCACCGCCAGCCTGACCCAGTTTGGTGACATCTGCATCGTGGTGGGCTcaggctgcccccagccccttgGCCCCCAGCTCGACCCTGTCCAGCTCTCCATCTTCTCCCACCGCTTCATGAGCATCGCAG AGCAGATGGGCCGCATCCTGCAGCGCACGGCCATCTCCACCAACATCAAGGAGCGCTTGGACTTCTCCTGCGCACTCTTCGGGCCAGATGGAGGTTTGGTCTCCAACGCCCCCCACATTCCCGTCCACCTGGGGGCCATGCAGGAGACCGTCCAGTTCCAG ATCCGCAACCTGGGGGAGGACCTGCGGGAGGGGGACGTGATCCTCAGCAACCACCCCTGCGCGGGGGGCAGCCACCTCCCCGACCTCACCGTCATCACCCCT GTGTTCTGGCCGGGGGTCCCCAAGCCCGTGTTCTTCGTGGCCAGCCGGGGGCACCACGCTGACATTGGGGGGGTGACCCCCGGGTCCATGCCCCCCCACTCACGGAgcctgcaggaggagggggctgtCTTCATCTCCTTCAAGCTGGTGAAGGACGGGGTCTTCCAGGAGGAGG CGGTGAGGGAGGCCCTGCTGGCACCAGGGCAGGTGCCGGGGTGCAGCGGGAGCCGGACCCTGGGGGACAACCTCTCGGACCTGCGGGCCCAGGTGGCCGCCAACCAGAAGGGGATCCAGCTGGTGACCGGGCTGATCCGCCTGCACGGGCTGCCCGCTGTCCAGGCATACATGGCACACATACAG GCCAACGCCGAGGTGGCTGtcagggagatgctgagggGCTTCGCTGCCcgctggggcagggaggtggaGGCTGAGGACAGCATGGACGACGGGACCCCCATCCGACTGAGGGTGCAGGTGGACCCCCAGGAG GGCAGCGCCGTCTTCGACTTCTCGGGCTCTGGCCCCGAGGTGTATGGGAACTGCAATGCCCCACGTGCCATCACCCTCTCGGCCCTCATCTACTGCCTGCGCTGCATGGTGGGACAGGACATCCCCCTCAACCAG ggctgcctggcCCCCGTGCGGGTGGTCATCCCCAAGGGCTCCATCCTGGACCCGTCACCTGAGGCCGCCGTGGTGGGGGGCAACGTCCTCACCTCGCAGCGCGTGGTTGATGTCATCTTCAAAGCTTTCGGGGTCTGCGCCGCCTCCCAG GGCTGCATGAACAATGTCACCTTTGGCAACGAGCGCGTGGGCTACTACGAGACGGTGGCGGGGGGTGCAGGGGCCGGACCGCACTGGGAGGGTCGCTCAGGGGTCCACACCCACATGACCAACACCCGTATCACCGACCCTGAGATCCTGGAGCTGCg gTATCCAGTAGTCCTGCAGCGCTTTGAGCTGCGGCGCGGGTCTGGGGGTGCGGGTTGGTTCCGGGGGGGCGAGGGGGTGACCCGGGAGCTGCTGTTCCGCCAGGACATGGTCCTGTCTGTGCTGACTGAGAGACGGACCCTGAGACCCTACGGGATGCAAG GGGGCAGCCCCGGTGCTCTGGGCCTCAACCTCCTGCTGCGCCGCGATGGCCGCACCATCAACCTGGGGGCCAAGACCTCGGTGCCTGTGGAGCCAGGG GACGTTTTCCGCCTGCAGACCCCTGGTGGGGGTGGATTCGGGACCCCTGGGGATCAGGGGGAACCCCGGGAGCCCCCAGAGCCTCCCCGCAGCTTTGCTGAGCGTGGGAGCCTCTTCGAGTACCGGCGGGCGCAGGAGGGGGTCTGA
- the LOC115597845 gene encoding sphingomyelin phosphodiesterase 5-like: protein MGGSEGVTASRCGRAAVQVAVPGAGGGGSASVATVPTVLSLSLCEGGGARNRLGGPKGGSGPGPYAPARDVRSPWEWVCVPPTVARTGLGRRSRGVPELRGGGSVHTGTDPLGHNLGTKAGAVRGGMRGGSGSDKSLHPRLRCPLPGPVPRTRCHSPRALCPLVRQGKGYSPAEPVRVSPAGQGGVGHEQGDVAVPLSPHPDPPRDPLAMLRESPFPNRGLAALEWLSEGLLAPSFWALNGLLDLRPTTEERGRWGQRRCGRCRSCTGRILAVPGYAGVMVLGLPLAVLGLLLWLPVQAVRRPFAYQYVASTEPGQPWDLRQRRSLTLLSANLCLLPSGLAKFTGGAAAPLGRGIRGDTQHGGGGSAIGAGTIGTSVHRAGATGPEAREAVPVPLSDHFPSDADIICLQEVFDSGAATILRRQLGGTFPHVLHGVGGRGLRGGQLKLLDSGLLLASRYQPLAARFHSFPNGAGEDALAAKGLLVVQVLLGSVRGRRVVGYVGCTHLQAPAGDATIREAQVTLALGWLQRFQQEQEQPGDLVAFDIFCGDLNFDNCSRGDQLNQRHRLFEVYQDPCRQGPGQDVPWAIGTLLNYLKIYEEPVSTPERMKRTLSQPGGRQQFLAAPILSSGHPDPAAPAPWQGRRVDYILHRPPHGAAPLRSEVAGVSFITQLATCSDHLPVALRLNITPTRT from the exons ATGGGTGGCAGTGAAGGGGTGACAGCATCACGAT GTGGCAGGGCTGCGGTGCAGGTGGCAGTGCCAGGTGCAGGTGGTGGCGGCAGTGCCAGCGTGGCGACAGTCCCCACCGTCCTTTCCCTTTCGCTCTGTGAAGGAGGCGGAGCCAGGAACCGCCTGGGGGGACCCAAGGGGGGGTCCGGCCCCGGCCCATATGCCCCTGCCCGGGATGTCCGCTCGCCCTGGGAGTGGGTCTGTGTCCCCCCGACGGTAGCACGGACGGGGCTGGGCCGGAGGTCGCGAGGGGTCCCCGAGTTGAGGGGTGGGGGGTCGGTGCACACCGGGACAGACCCACTTGGGCACAACTTGGGGACAAAGGCGGGGGCCGTCCGGGGGGGGATGCGGGGGGGCTCAGGGTCTGACAAGTCCCTACACCCCCGCCTGCGGTGCCCCCTCCCGGGCCCTGTGCCCCGGACCCGGTGCCACTCGCCCCGGGCCCTGTGCCCCCTGGTCCGGCAGGGAAAGGGTTACAGCCCCGCGGAACCGGTCCGGGTATCACCTGCCGGGCAAG GTGGCGTTGGGCATGAACAGGGGGATGTCGCGGTGCCCCTCAGCCCCCACCCTGACCCCCCCCGGGACCCCTTGGCCATGCTGCGGGAATCCCCCTTCCCCAACCGGGGACTGGCAGCCCTGGAGTGGCTGTCGGAGGGGCTGCTGGCCCCCAGTTTCTGGGCGCTGAACGGGCTGCTGGACCTGCGGCCGACTACCGAGGAGCGGGGGCGATGGGGGCAGCGCCGGTGCGGGCGGTGCCGGAGTTGCACGGGGCGGATCCTGGCGGTACCAGGGTACGCGGGGGTGatggtgctggggctgcccttAGCGGTGCTGGGGTTGCTGCTCTGGCTGCCGGTCCAAGCGGTTCGGAGACCCTTCGCCTACCAGTATGTGGCCAGCACCGAACCGGGCCAGCCCTGGGACTTGCGGCAGCGCCGGAGCCTGACCCTGCTCAGCGCCAACCTCTGCCTTCTACCAAGTGGATTGGCCAAGTTTA CTGGTGGGGCCGCGGCACCACTGGGACGGGGGATACGGGGGGACACGCAGCACGGTGGAGGTGGCAGTGCCATTGGAGCCGGTACCATCGGAACCAGTGTCCACAGAGCCGGTGCCACTGGTCCGGAGGCACGGGAGGCAGTGCCGGTGCCATTGAGCGATCACTTCCCCTCGGACGCCGACATCATTTGCCTTCAGGAGGTTTTCGACTCCGGGGCTGCCACCATCCTGCGCCGGCAGCTGGGGGGCACCTTCCCCCACGTCCTGCACGGGGTGGGGGgccgggggctgcggggaggCCAGCTGAAGCTCCTGGACAGCGGGCTACTGCTAGCCAGCCGGTACCAGCCACTGGCCGCACGCTTCCACAGCTTCCCCAATGGTGCCGGTGAGGATGCATTGGCTGCCAAAGGGCTGCTGGTGGTCCAG gtgctgctgggctcGGTACGGGGGCGGCGGGTCGTGGGCTACGTGGGCTGCACCCACCTGCAGGCTCCTGCAG GCGATGCCACCATCCGGGAGGCGCAGGTGACGCTGGCGTTGGGGTGGCTGCAGAGgttccagcaggagcaggagcagccgGGGGACCTGGTGGCCTTCGACATCTTCTGCGGGGACCTCAACTTCGACAACTGCTCCCGAG GTGACCAGCTCAACCAACGTCATCGTCTCTTCGAGGTGTACCAAGACCCGTGTCGCCAAGGGCCTGGGCAGGACGTCCCCTGGGCCATAG GGACCCTCCTCAATTACCTGAAGATCTATGAGGAGCCAGTGTCCACCCCAGAGAGGATGAAGAG GACGCTGTCACAGCCTGGGGGCCGTCAGCAGTTCCTGGCCGCCCCCATCCTCTCCAGTGGCCACCCCGACCCCgcagcccctgctccctggcAGGGCCGGCGCGTGGATTACATCCTGCACCGCCCACCCCACGGCGCTGCCCCACTGCGCTCG GAGGTGGCTGGGGTCTCCTTCATCACCCAGTTGGCCACCTGCTCCGACCATCTCCCTGTCGCTCTGCGCCTCAACATCACCCCAACACGGACCTGA